From one Humulus lupulus chromosome 8, drHumLupu1.1, whole genome shotgun sequence genomic stretch:
- the LOC133798345 gene encoding guanylyl cyclase 1 isoform X1 — protein sequence MWPLYILFNKILKAEEEALSERERSSFLESYPHEKLSSNGKCSLSVLPRSYIVNVLHINQLYSWDCGLACVLMVFRTFGINNHSIESLAEICCTTSIWTVDLAYLLQKFSVSFSYYTVTFGANPNYSVETFYKEQLPNDLIRVDMLFKKSLEAGINIQCRSISIEGISLLILSGEYIAIALVDQYKLSRSWLKDVFISDISDINSGYTGHYVIICGYDTETDEFEIRDPASSRKHIKISSHCLEEARKSFGTDEDLLLISLDDNDSKRINPSLQLSPHVKVGS from the exons ATGTGGCCTTTATATATTCTGTTTAATAAGATTCTTAAGGCAGAAGAGGAAGCATTATCAGAGAGAGAACGTTCAAGTTTCTTAGAATCCTACCCACATGAGAAGTTATCTTCTAATGGAAAATGCTCTCTTTCTGTTTTGCCCCGTTCGTATATTGTTAAC GTTCTGCATATAAATCAGTTATATTCTTGGGATTGTGGGCTCGCTTGTGTTCTGATGGTTTTCAGAACCTTTGGCATCAATAATCACAGCATCGAGTCACTGGCAGAGATTTGTTGCACAACAAG CATTTGGACCGTTGATCTGGCATATCTATTGCAGAAGTTTTCTGTTAGTTTTTCCTACTACACAGTAACGTTTGGAGCAAACCCAAATTATTCTGTTGAGACATTTTACAAG GAGCAATTACCTAATGATCTGATACGAGTGGATATGTTATTTAAAAAATCACTGGAAGCTGGAATTAACATACAG TGCAGGTCAATCAGCATAGAAGGAATTTCTCTTTTGATATTATCTGGGGAATATATTGCCATTGCATTAGTTGACCAGTACAAATTGAG TCGGTCTTGGCTGAAGGATGTATTTATCTCAGACATCAGTGACATCAATTCTGGATACACTG GtcactatgtgattatatgtggcTATGACACCGAAACAGATGAGTTTGAGATTAGAGATCCTGCCAGTTCTAG GAAACATATTAAGATCTCTTCACATTGCCTTGAGGAAGCCCGGAAATCTTTTGGTACTGATGAGGATCTTCTCTTG ATTTCTTTGGACGATAATGATAGTAAGAGAATCAACCCATCTCTACAACTTTCTCCTCATGTCAAAGTCGGCTCATGA
- the LOC133798345 gene encoding guanylyl cyclase 1 isoform X2, with amino-acid sequence MVFRTFGINNHSIESLAEICCTTSIWTVDLAYLLQKFSVSFSYYTVTFGANPNYSVETFYKEQLPNDLIRVDMLFKKSLEAGINIQCRSISIEGISLLILSGEYIAIALVDQYKLSRSWLKDVFISDISDINSGYTGHYVIICGYDTETDEFEIRDPASSRKHIKISSHCLEEARKSFGTDEDLLLISLDDNDSKRINPSLQLSPHVKVGS; translated from the exons ATGGTTTTCAGAACCTTTGGCATCAATAATCACAGCATCGAGTCACTGGCAGAGATTTGTTGCACAACAAG CATTTGGACCGTTGATCTGGCATATCTATTGCAGAAGTTTTCTGTTAGTTTTTCCTACTACACAGTAACGTTTGGAGCAAACCCAAATTATTCTGTTGAGACATTTTACAAG GAGCAATTACCTAATGATCTGATACGAGTGGATATGTTATTTAAAAAATCACTGGAAGCTGGAATTAACATACAG TGCAGGTCAATCAGCATAGAAGGAATTTCTCTTTTGATATTATCTGGGGAATATATTGCCATTGCATTAGTTGACCAGTACAAATTGAG TCGGTCTTGGCTGAAGGATGTATTTATCTCAGACATCAGTGACATCAATTCTGGATACACTG GtcactatgtgattatatgtggcTATGACACCGAAACAGATGAGTTTGAGATTAGAGATCCTGCCAGTTCTAG GAAACATATTAAGATCTCTTCACATTGCCTTGAGGAAGCCCGGAAATCTTTTGGTACTGATGAGGATCTTCTCTTG ATTTCTTTGGACGATAATGATAGTAAGAGAATCAACCCATCTCTACAACTTTCTCCTCATGTCAAAGTCGGCTCATGA